Proteins from one Mycteria americana isolate JAX WOST 10 ecotype Jacksonville Zoo and Gardens chromosome 1, USCA_MyAme_1.0, whole genome shotgun sequence genomic window:
- the CCDC83 gene encoding coiled-coil domain-containing protein 83 — protein MLYQLTAAQRKAEEQWRVEEPEKYPAWLLASPSQELSARQRSISTCTEEHRGTRADLTSSTSTTKSMEEKKKEEKPEEQLTEPESAFPEALLEFQIETKEAAIDRVLFDLKQVEKKNKEYHERNDLLKEEQQAHIRRILRQMEEEEKEQDEKEVVTRDDVEESLKAKWQYVRDKEQLLKDLHSQIEETAQRLSVKQGERDYWLEYKNVGSKIQANKIMNLEKDIKEVKDDLHRATEYYRNALKAVKEENDRLVERQMKLSKEQAPESAVRYLDKNSCREIEENEWLKQEVKIYQKEVSDLKASIQLLEEENISLVAKLIDSKLQNLRVPRHLFLTQAAGFQDEFPKDEMKEVAYRKYAAKTDGDESLRSATVPCQKKNAFPKIQCKTENEKPQDSDEELWEKSFTPILDSLLYEDEKDFQEYLKLGPLETKLMCVVGRAMPIHKEPEEMPGRSHVEDGIIGKSDGHITAQMIKALSKEKCRHLSFSKRAQTLQPSRCLLELQVQTCVFWEMRVGDSFCSVCSCLAAF, from the exons GCACAAAGGAAGGCAGAGGAACAATGGCGAGTGGAGGAGCCTGAGAAATaccctgcctggctgctcgcAAGCCCATCACAGGAGCTGTCAGCCCGTCAAAGGTCCATCTCCACATGCACggaggagcacagaggcacaagAGCAG ATCTAACTTCTAGCACGAGTACAACAAAAAGcatggaagagaagaagaaagaggagaaaccaGAAGAGCAACTTACAGAACCTGAATCAGCTTTCCCAGAAGCCTTACTAGAATTTCA AATTGAGACAAAAGAAGCAGCAATTGATCGGGTTTTGTTTGATctgaaacaagtggaaaaaaagaacaaagaatatcATGAAAGA AATGACCTTCTGAAGGAAGAACAGCAGGCACACATCAGGCGCATACTAAGAcaaatggaagaagaggagaaagaacaagATGAAAAGGAGGTTGTAACTAGGGATGATGTGGAAGagtcactgaaagcaaaatggcaGTATGTTAGGGACAAAGAACAACTTCTGAAAG ATCTGCACTCCCAAATTGAAGAAACTGCCCAAAGACTTTCAGTAAAGCAGGGTGAGAGAGATTATTGGTTGGAGTACAAAAATGTAGGAAGTAAAATACAGGCCAACAAGATTATGAATCTGGAAAAAGACATCAAGGAAGTCAAAGATGACCTTCACAGGGCTACAG aatattatagaaatgctttgaaagcagtgaaagaagaaaatgacagaCTGGTTGAGAGGCAAATGAAGTTAAGTAAGGAACAGGCCCCTGAG AGTGCTGTAAGATACTTAGACAAAAACAGTTGCAGAGAAATTGAAGAGAACGAATGGCTAAAACAAGAG GTTAAGATATACCAAAAGGAAGTAAGTGATTTGAAAGCCTCTATTCAgctcctggaagaagaaaatatcagtTTAGTGGCAAAACTGATTGACAGCAAACTTCAGAATCTGAGAGTGCCCAG gcATTTGTTTCTTACCCAGGCAGCTGGCTTTCAAGATGAATTTCCTAAGGATGAAATGAAAGAAGTGGCGTACAGAAAGTATGCAG caaagacagatgGAGATGAAAGCCTCAGAAGTGCCACAGTCCCCTGTCAGAAAAAAAACGCCTTTCCAAAGATTCAATGTAAAACAGAGAATGAGAAGCCTCAGGACAGTGATGAGGAGCTGTGGGAAAAGTCATTCACTCCAATTCTTGATAGCTTGTTGTATGAAGATGAAAAAGATTTCCAG GAATACTTAAAACTGGGTCCTCTGGAGACAAAGCTAATGTGCGTGGTTGGAAGAGCCATGCCTATTCATAAAGAACCGGAAGAAATGCCCGGCAGGAGCCACGTAGAAGATGGCATTATTGGTAAATCAGACGGGCACATCACAGCTCAGATGATTAAGGCCTTATCTAAAGAAAAG TGCAGACATCTTTCATTTTCCAAGCGAGCTCAGACGTTGCAGCCCAGCAGGTGTCTCCTTGAGTTGCAG GTTCAGACCTGCGTGTTTTGGGAAATGAGGGTAGGAGACTCGTTCTGCAGTGTTTGTTCTTGTTTGGCTGCTTTCTGA